From Mangifera indica cultivar Alphonso unplaced genomic scaffold, CATAS_Mindica_2.1 Un_0001, whole genome shotgun sequence, the proteins below share one genomic window:
- the LOC123205038 gene encoding probable disease resistance protein At4g27220 yields MEETAGNAVLEVGKCLSAPIGRQFMYLYNYKTNFHNLKKEAAKLKDARDEVKARVAAAENNVEKIKQTVKDWQGDVDSTIEETHKLIQEKSNSSCFNLITYYKNGRKAWKTLNAVTELLQGKETFAEASLPTTHEVIRLTNKDYEEFESRRSIFNDVLKALDDPEVGIIGVYGMGGIGKTTLVKEVGQQAKKNQIFDEVIFVEVSDKPDTKKIQDELGNQLGVKSDTEAERVSKLNARLKNDKKVLVILDNIWERLDLEALGIPCGDERGGCKLLLTARYRNVLWSMDCKKDFSMGVLKEEEAWRLFKKMAGDVVDQTNKLNTLPNDVCNECRGLPIVITTIARALRNRRHQSQWKEALRELRMPSPTKFEGLLEEEYSKIALSYNYLKGDELKNILLICSLMKNNTTISNLFKLIMGLDILKGVNLTIEQARNKLESHVYELKESCLLLDDSTSEEFSMHDVVRSVAITIAYKDHHVFTERNDMVTEWSNKEQLKKCTKISLADCNMISEIWSQGLDCPKLEFFSTRMNGSFEFPEDIFMGMGNLKVLRFFDLDALSLPTSFGLLTNLQTLCLDYGTFSDITILREMRKLKILSLRYCKIKKLAEEISKLTQLSLLDLSYCRKLKVIVPNVISSLFRLEELYMGGCSILWKVEILEEFKHLAQLTTLEIDISDDQILSEDFFPKKLGRYKILVGNRATEFGGSYIRGADGKFMKVESYWFNKPTALTTLKLNLNSFIWHEELQLLLNVEFLCLEKLQGMKNDLSELDKKGFSQLKYLHVHNNPNILCIVDSTKCISHDVFPLLESLILFNLINLEKICYGLPSTKSFNYLKYIEVKSCDKLKNIFSFSNASKSLPQLQLIKVEDCKNLTGIFAIESKNRAEKNEVIDKTEFCQLRFLTLINLPRIASFYSTSQKTQKELTINLESSDIDSEDEEIDTVIPFFNKKVVFPCLEELKLGAINSEKIWDNKLSTISCCYQNLKKLVVDGCQKLKFVFPSSIIKSFEQLQHLEISCCKELKEIVAKEVEGITTFIFPRVVFLILKELPELTTFYHGKHNSNWPMLKELEVHNCSILDTLTAEHKVVVPNLEVLELRSVNCEILWDSQLVATSSYYQNMTSLILNGCEKLKYVFLPSMVKSFERLEHIEKRNCSVLKEIISKEMEANKTFVFP; encoded by the exons ATGGAAGAAACTGCTGGGAATGCTGTTTTAGAAGTTGGAAAGTGCTTAAGTGCTCCGATTGGCCGTCAGTTTATGTACTTGTACAACTACAAAACCAACTTTCACAATCTTAAAAAAGAAGCTGCAAAGCTGAAGGATGCAAGAGATGAGGTGAAGGCTAGGGTTGCTGCTGCTGAAAATAATGTGGAAAAGATCAAACAGACTGTTAAGGACTGGCAGGGGGATGTGGATTCCACCATCGAAGAAACACACAAGCTGATTCAAGAGAAATCAAACAGCAGTTGTTTCAACTTGATCACTTACTACAAAAATGGCAGGAAAGCATGGAAAACGCTGAACGCTGTAACTGAGCTTCTTCAGGGAAAAGAAACATTTGCTGAAGCTTCACTTCCTACCACTCATGAAGTCATTCGGCTCACTAACAAAGATTATGAGGAATTTGAATCAAGAAGGTCAATTTTCAACGATGTGCTGAAGGCATTAGATGATCCTGAGGTGGGAATTATTGGGGTTTATGGAATGGGTGGAATTGGTAAAACCACACTGGTCAAAGAAGTTGGTCAACAAGCCAAGAAAAACCAGATCTTTGATGAGGTGATTTTCGTAGAGGTATCTGATAAACCAGATACTAAAAAGATTCAAGATGAACTTGGAAATCAGTTAGGCGTGAAATCTGATACGGAGGCTGAACGAGTGAGCAAGTTGAATGCGAGACTGAAGAATGATAAGAAAGTgcttgtaattttagataatatatggGAACGATTAGATTTGGAGGCTCTCGGTATTCCTTGTGGAGATGAGCGTGGGGGATGTAAATTATTGCTGACAGCAAGATATCGTAATGTATTATGGAGTATGGATTGTAAGAAAGATTTCTCGATGGGTGTCttaaaggaagaagaagcttgGAGATTGTTTAAGAAGATGGCAG GTGATGTTgttgatcaaacaaataagCTGAATACTCTACCGAATGATGTGTGCAACGAATGTCGAGGTTTGCCAATTGTCATTACTACAATAGCAAGAGCATTAAGGAATAGGAGACATCAATCTCAATGGAAAGAAGCCTTGCGAGAGCTAAGAATGCCTTCTCCAACAAAGTTTGAAGGCTTGCTAGAAGAGGAATATTCAAAGATAGCATTGAGTTACAATTATCTAAAAGGTGATGAGCTCAAGAATATTCTGCTAATTTGTAgtctaatgaaaaataatactaCCATTTCAAACTTGTTTAAACTCATTATGGGTTTAGATATATTGAAAGGAGTTAATCTTACTATAGAACAAGCACGAAATAAGCTGGAAAGTCATGTCTATGAACTCAAGGAATCTTGTTTGTTGCTTGATGATTCAACTAGTGAAGAGTTTTCCATGCATGATGTTGTTCGTTCAGTTGCCATAACAATTGCATATAAAGATCATCACGTATTTACGGAGCGAAATGACATGGTGACGGAATGGTCAAATAAAGAGCAATTGAAAAAATGTACTAAAATCTCACTAGCTGATTGTAATATGATTAGTGAGATTTGGTCTCAAGGTTTGGATTGtccaaaacttgaatttttcagtACTAGGATGAATGGTTCTTTTGAATTCCCTGAAGATATTTTTATGGGGATGGGAAACCTCAAGGTTCTTAGGTTCTTTGATCTAGATGCATTGTCCTTGCCAACATCTTTTGGTCTTCTCACAAATCTTCAAACGTTGTGTTTGGATTATGGGACATTTTCAGATATAACAATCCTTAGAGAGATGAGAAAACTAAAGATTCTTAGCTTGCGATATTGTAAGATTAAAAAGTTGGCTgaagaaataagtaaattaaCTCAATTGAGTTTATTAGATTTAAGTTATTGTCGAAAACTAAAAGTTATAGTACCGAATGTTATATCAAGCTTATTTCGATTGGAAGAATTGTATATGGGTGGATGCTCTATTTTGTGGAAGGTTGAAATACTTGAGGAGTTCAAGCATTTGGCTCAATTGACAACTTTAGAAATAGATATTTCAGATGATCAAATTTTGTCAGAAGACTTCTTCCCCAAAAAGTTGGGAAGGTACAAAATATTAGTTGGAAATAGGGCTACTGAATTTGGTGGGTCCTACATACGTGGTGCTGATGGGAAGTTCATGAAGGTTGAAAGTTATTGGTTTAATAAGCCTACTGCTTTAACAACGCTGAAACTGAATCTTAATTCTTTCATTTGGCACGAGGAATTGCAGTTGTTATTGAATGTTGAATTCTTATGCTTAGAGAAATTGCAGGGTATGAAGAATGATCTCTCTGAATTAGACAAGAAGGGTTTTTCTCAATTAAAATATCTCCATGTCCATAATAATCCCAACATCTTGTGCATTGTTGACTCAACAAAGTGCATATCTCATGATGTCTTTCCACTCCTGGAGTCTCTGATTCTTTTCAACTTGATTAACTTGGAAAAGATATGTTATGGTCTACCCTCAACAAAGTCTTTCAActacttaaaatatatagaagTGAAAAGTTGTGATAAGTTGAAAAATATCTTCTCATTCTCCAATGCTAGCAAAAGCCTTCCACAACTTCAATTAATTAAGGTGGaagattgcaagaatttgacTGGGATTTTTGCTATTGAAAGTAAAAATAGAGCAGAAAAGAATGAGGTAATTGATAAGACTGAATTTTGTCAATTACGCTTCTTGACTTTGATTAATCTTCCAAGGATTGCAAGCTTCTACTCAACATCGCAAAAGACACAAAAAGAATTGACAATTAATTTGGAGTCCAGTGATATCGATTCGGAGGATGAGGAAATTGATACTGTCATaccattttttaacaaaaag GTTGTTTTCCCTTGTTTGGAAGAATTAAAGCTTGGAGCAATTAATTCTGAGAAGATTTGGGACAACAAACTTTCAACAATCTCTTGTTGCTatcagaatttgaaaaaattggttGTGGATGGGtgtcaaaaactaaaatttgtatttccatCATCTATAATCAAAAGCTTTGAGCAGCTTCAACACCTTGAAATAAGTTGTTGTAAGGAATTAAAAGAGATTGTTGCCAAAGAAGTAGAGGGTATTACTACATTTATTTTTCCAAGGGTAGTTTTTCTGATACTTAAAGAATTGCCAGAGCTTACAACTTTTTACCATGGTAAACACAACTCAAATTGGCCCATGTTAAAGGAGTTGGAGGTGCATAATTGTAGCATACTAGACACATTAACTGCAGAACATAAG